The segment ATTTCAAATATGTCATCAATGAGCCTGACAAGTGCCAGGAAAGGATCCCTTTTCTAATACTGCTCATAGCTGCAGAGCCGGGCCAGGTGGAGGCCAGACAAGCAATTCGACAGACCTGGGGCAACGAGAGCCTGACACCTGGCATCCAAATTGTGCGGATTTTTTTGTTGGGCTTAAGCACCAAGGTAGATGGATACCTCCAGAGAACCATCCTTGAGGAAAGCAGACAGTACCACGACATCATTCAACAAGAATACTTAGACACCTACTATAATTTAACTATAAAAACTCTGATGGGAATGAACTGGGTTGCAACCTACTGTCCACACGTTCCGTATGTTATGAAAACTGATAGCGATATGTTTGTCAATACTGAATATTTAATACACAAGCTTCTGAAACCAGAACTTCCTCCCAGACACAAGTATTTTACAGGTTATTTAATGAGAGGTTATGCACCTAATAGAAACAAGGATAGCAAGTGGTATATGCCACCTGATTTGTATCCAAGTGAACGTTACCCTGTATTCTGCTCTGGAACTGGTTATGTTTTTTCTGGAGACTTAGCAGAAAAAATCTTTAAGGTCTCCTTAAGCATCAGACGTTTACATTTAGAGGACGTGTACGTGGGGATCTGTCTCGCCAAGCTGCGCATTGACCCCATGCCCCCACCCAACGAGTTTGTCTTCAATCACTGGCGAGTTTCTTACTCCAGCTGTAAATACAGCCACCTAATTACCTCCCATCAGTTCCAACCTAGCGAACTGATCAAATACTGGAACCACTTACAGCAGAACAAGCACAACGCCTGCGCCAACGCGGCCAAAGACAAGGCCGGCAGGTACCGCCACCGCAGACTGCACTGAGGGCCGGCCCGCCGCCCGGCCTGCGGCTCGTGTAAATAAACAGCGCTCAACGCATGGACAGGGAGCACGGAGCAGCCCAGCACCGCCcgccctgagcccagcacacactgcaggcgggaaattatttttttaagttaaaaaaataaaaaaagtataGCTCTTGAATATGATGAAATTATAACCAAAAGGTTTTCCCAGCGAATTCgagattaaggaaaaaaaaatgacaagatGGTATATAAAGATTTCTGTGTTAACATGCAATAATAAGCATGCACACTTTGGTGGTACAATTGCTGATTCATGTGCCAGTAAAATATAACTGAGCACATTTTCCACactaaaatttttatttaaggaGTGCATTCATAGCTCTAGTTCTCAtccatgtaattttttattatccAGAACtgttataaaatgaaaaattaaaaactaagaAAATGCACAAAGGGCAGATCAGTTTTACCTTCAAATGCCACATGACAATTATTATACACTACTTTAATGCACCACACATTTAGCAATGTCACAATTTAGTAAGACACTACCAATAAATCCTAAAGCACTAAGAAGGTACTCCCTTGAAGTAGGTCCAATTTTCAGAAGTTTGCTTATTTGGTTTGGAAGGAGAGATAAATGAAATCAAAGTTGCAAAGGTGCTTTGTACACTGCCTTCAGAAATGCAAGTAGTGTTCTGGATGCAACTTTCAGTCCACAAAGAGCTGACTGAAAGTTACTTCATTCTCTAGAAGTCACAGGGCAAGCTCCTAAGATCTGGTGCCAAGTAACACTCATTCCACTTGGAACCTTCATGCAAATTTATTTGATCTGCTATTAATTTCCCTACATAACTTCAAGGCAACTCAAAGGCTGATGAGAAATGCAAAACAGAAGTTCCAGTCTTGCACCGATCTTGACaaaatttcattatttgcaAAGCGGGAGAAAATTAATCAAACGTGTTGTTTTGCTCTTTCCTTTCTGACAAAAAGCAAGGGTCAGCCAAGTGAAAACACATCTGCTGGAGAAAATGAAGCCCCACACCTGAGTTTATAGGTGGGGAAAACTAGGTCACAGTAAGATTGAGAGTTCCAGCCAGCAATATAGGCAGGAACAAAAATCTAAGCAATTTGAAGTCACAACACGtaccactgaaaataaattgtgaGAAGTGGGTTAAATCTATTTACAGGTTTGCAGTTTTCTAACAAACAGAACTTTTAAAGCTTATTTTCCAACTGTTACAGCAGAGTTGTATCAGATTCAGGTTATTACTGCTTGTCACAGTGCCAGGGTAAGCAATACCCACCTCTGATCATCAGCAAATGATCAAACTGCAAATAGTTTTCTGTTTGACTGGGACTTATTAATTggagaaaatacaaatatttgatgtacttttattatttaataaaattgatTATATTTATGGTCTTAAGATTTCACTTTTTCTGGGAAAGTTGCTCAGGCAGAAAGAAATTTCTAACTTTAGCATTACTAGGTTTTCTAGTGTTCCCTAGACCTTAAAGCCTGGTTTTCATACACAGTACCAAGATCACAGCAGGGTTTTCTCCTTTGTGATGAGAAGACAAATCAAATTACTGACCATTCTCAGCAGCTCTTGAGCTGTCTGCAGGAATTCTCACATGTGAACAGAATGCAAGGCACTGGATGCACCTCTGAAGCAATTCCAAGCAGGTCCTCTGGAAGGTGGAGATGGGAATTTGCTCAAcaccattttttaatttttttttcctctgctgtatTTGGGGTGTGCTAATGGtacatttctgcattttcaacACACCTCAAATCATACAAATGTCTGGTTTGGGGGACAGCAAATACCTGTAAAAGTAACAACTCTCTTCTGCAGAGATTTCTGTGACTAAATTGAAAGCTCATACACTCAGTTTATATGATGCCCATTGGCAGTCATGTGAGAGAGCTGCCCTGGACAGATGTTTTGGGAGTGTGCTTTCAGCACCCAGTGCAGTTTCCCCACTCCATGTGCTGCTCGCTCCCAGCTGAGGCACCTGCTGAAGGTCACTGTAGGCAGGCTCTACACCACAGTGCTAGCTCTAGACCCCCAGAATGAGTGTGGGAAGCCAGCTGCTACTGCAGGGGACTGAACTGTGGAAGAAGTCCAATGCCACAAGTGGCCCCTCCCCAAGCAGTGCTGGCCAAGGACACaatccagctcctggagagGACTTCAGCgctgctcccagcccttggcGCTTTCCAGCTCCACTGTGATGTACTTGATTTTACCAGCTCTGGCTAGTCCTAAATGTTCTTCCTGGCTCCTGGGTGTAGTCCAAGAGGTTAATACTAAACCTTAAATAGTTTGGCACTGGAATCATCAAGTTTGGCAGCCAAACCACCTCTTGGGTGCTGGGCTTTGGAGCTCCAACACGATGTTGATCTGCCCGGGCTTGGCAGAACCACAGCACAATGCCCGTGAGTTCAGCGTACCAAACCTCCTGCTACTTACAGGACTAGTGAGGAGCACCAGAAAGCTAGATAACAAGCTATTCTTAATGCCCTTTTAAGGATCcaacatgattttttaaatttgtattaATGTTTGGGTGTAAGTTGAAACTACTCTATAAATATACTTGAATCTTTATCAAGATGGTCAAAGGCTACTAAAAACATTTCCATCCAAGTACTGTTTTCTTACACAGTTTGTTGCAAAGCTTTCAGAAACAAAAGGGAATCATTTTGTATGATGAAATATGCAATTACAGAATGAATGCTctacattcttttctctgaatgTTTTACTGTTTTCTAGCTTGTGTTTAAGCTATTTGCTCACTCTACTAGAATATAAAAACAATTCATGTTAAAAATAGTGCAATAATTAATTATATCATGAAAAGCTTAGACAAGTTCTCTCACTTCCTTTCCCCatacaacaagaaaaaaaaaaccaatatttTTCATTAGCAATAGCATACAAACTTGTAGTTAAAACTCTAACATGTCTGCAATGCAGTAAAAAAAGGATATAACTATTCATTGAATACAAAAGCACAAGAGTTTTTGTATAATACTTGCTTTCAATGTTTTTACTTCTCTCTATGTCTGCTTCAGGttgaaaacaaatataaaaattcatAAGGACTCAAAAGTTAtgatgggagaaaaaaattgtgacaTGATCAGAACCATTATTACAGCAAAGAAAAACCTTAGAAAAACTGGCCTGGtaacaaaaatcagaaattggAATTCTGTCATTTCTTCATATCTATTTAACTTTCAACTTAATAAAGATTTACACATTGATACTATAGGACCAAAATgaaatcccaccaaaaattTGTTATTGAACAACAGAACTGTTCCTTTCACATCTCCAATTAAATCAGTGGTATGAGATATTTGTATATCCCACACAAATAGAATTAAGAATGCAAAATGCACAACTACAGCTTTTGGTGTAGTAGAACTGATCCCATCCCCAGCCACTGAGAGATCTTTCATGGGTAAAGTTTGCAGTCATTctaaattttaataattacatGTCAAGGTACTTCCAAGCATCAGTGGTTGTTCTGAGAGAAAATTCAGTGCCCACTAAGATCTTCACTTAAATTTATAAACTTAAATTATGGGATGGCAGTGATCTAGAAGAGATGAGACAGACTGCTTTTCAGGTTAACCTTACTAGAACAGCAATTTAGaatctgcttttctttgcagtgCAGTAATATTAAACGTGTCAGTCCtcatttacaaaatattttcagaatatatCAACATGTTAAGACATGCATTAACTGTCTCCAAGCCCAGGCTAAATCAGGCACTGGAGGGGAGGGAAGCACCTAAAGGCCATTACTTTAGACTGCCTCCCTCTTCCCACTTATTTTCCTGATATGTTAACACAGTCCCTAATCACATGTCAATCTAAAATACCTACGTAATCCCACAGGGCAAGAAAACCTTTTCCCTTGAACAAATGCTCATTCCAATGCATGGAAACTTCCTAGGAGAAAATGAAAGGGAGACGGAAGATGCTAATATAGAAGCTACTACTTCTTCCATTTGTGCTTTTGGGAAGAACAGGCTTGCAACTGATTTGCAAAAACATCACTTCTTGTTGCCatattttcccaattttaaaTGCTATTCCTCAATGCCTCTTTTGCTGTCAAATAGCACAAATAAGCAAATATTGGACAATCACCCAGTTACACTGTGAGAACTGCACCTCTCAATGAAAAGCATTATTgtcctttttatttcagattgtCCTTCCAAAGCAGGATGTGACTCGGGGCACAGAATCACCCCCCTTGCTGAGCACATGTACTGGACATGGCACTGGCTGTTATTCCTACAGATCCCATCTCCAGCCCATCCAGCACTGCCTCCTTTCCCCAGGCACCCcatgggcagccctggggaaggagggaggctgcacagccagctctgaAATGCTGCACTGTGCAAATGTAggtcagcagggacaggacGTGGGCTCTGCTTTGTACCAAGAGTGAAGGCAAAGGCTTTCCAGGACAGGAGGCTGGGGGAGGGCTCTGGAAAACAACTTCTTGCAGCAAGTCATTCAAAAAGGAGCCTGAATGTCAGAAAACAGAAGAGTGAAGCTAAAAATGCACAGCTGATCAACGTCACACAGGTTGGAAACACAGGGCGGGCTCAGTGGCAGGGAAAAGCATTACAAAAGTGAGGCCAAATGAGAAAGCAGGATATGGAATTCTAGTCATAAGTGTTCACACTTCTGCACTTAGAGAAGATTTACATATGAGGTAAATCCATTCTTCTaacagattttttaatttgtgactGCAGTGCATATGTTTTTTTGAAGCCTGAAACAAATTCCAAATCACGACACAATGGCATGAACAGCAGATCAGTAACTCCACAGAAAGTACTTTACACATAGTACACAAGCAAACCAAGAGCAAAGCAAATTGGATCACTTGTGCCTAGGATTTGTATTTCATCTTGACACAAAGAGTTAAATTCAGCCTTTATTTGTTCCAGCTCAAAAGAAACAGAGCCTGGTACAATATGGTACCTTCCTTTCACAGTTAAAAGGCTGCAAAGGAATTTAACTGAATATGGGATATGGATGAACATTACCACGTTGCTTTTCTGATATTACCATGGCAACAGTTACAAGAGCTCTCTTAAGCATTTAAATCTGACAGTTTTCCTGATAACACTAACTGAATGATAGTAATGATGCATTTTGGTTCATGAGCTAACTGCTCTATAACCACAGGGTACAAATTTTTACCTTCACTTTCTCAAGACTGTGCTTTTGGTCAAAATGTTCGACCAAGAGTAACCTTGAATTACcactcaaaaaaagaaaaagaaagtccCTCCAGATCAGGGAGTACTCAAGTACTCATGGCTTAAAGCTTTATGTACTCTCAAAGGTTTCCATGAGAATGCTTAAGTTGTGCAATGTCCAGGGTGGAGGAATCAAGATTGCTAAAATCTTTGATGGGATTTTTCTCAAAGGACTTTCATTAGCCTGGGAaggctggaggaaaaaaatccactttctGAAGGGTGGAGGGAATTGTTGCTGACCTTCAAGATGTCTTtgctcaagaaaagagaggaggaagaaactGGTGTTTTTATACAATCTTTATCAGTTTGTAACCACTACAcgctttttaaaataacaaaacactGCAAGCTGTTCTACCTCCGTGGAGGCCAAAGTGCACTGAGGAATACACAGTGAGCTCTGAGGACAAGGGCATCACAGCAACGCCTCCACCTCCTATTAGCCCATTTAGCTTTAGCTAATAATAAGTGGCATTTCAACTATTTAATAGGAATATTCTGTGAACCACTCGCTCTGATCCCCCAGATGCTCAGTGTGGGCATAATGGAGAAGTCTCTTTTTCCTTACCTCATTAAAAAGTGAAGTGTGTGAAACATGTTTGTCATCCTAACATTTTAAGGATATCAGCTTTGATAATGTCTTGCAATATATTCATCTAAAAAAGATTAAGATTCTGAAAACAGTGtgaaatctttaaaaatttCCCAAGATgacaaaaattcaaatttcagaagaaaaagtcaTGCTTGCAAGGATCTAAGACAGAAATCTTTTCAACACAAAAAAGTCCTCAGAAGGTAAAGTATTCCCAGTTCTTTTGCTGTTAACACTTTTTAAAGTtgtatattaaattaaaaattaaaaacatccATGCCATCCTAAAACCACCAAATCCCTCCACACTCTTCAAAAACCACAACCCCACCACATCTTTTCTTCTGGAAAGGCCAAGTGTTTCCACATCTCAGTCAGCCTCAAAGTTTATAATGAGAAAAACCAACTGCCACAAGAAATCCTTTGTTAATAAAACACCAGACGAAAACTAAAGCCTGCCTCACTGCCTTTCCTAAATATTTAACATACTCTTCATTTAAACAAACTGAGGCCTAAGAACTATTTTGAGAATAAGAATAACCTACAATCTTGCAAGTTTCATTCAGGATTTGTGTCACTGTCATCACTTTCAAAAGAAGCATCAATTTACGTCACATTTTAAACCTGTCTTGCCTTAATATACAGGTTGATACAAGAcgacaaaacaaaaacaaaaaccattgGAAAGTACCATCTGTGACTCAGACAAAAATTTAGTGCTGCTACTTAATGCAAATGCCAGTCCTTTTACAGGCATTCTTCTAAAGTCCACCTAGACATCGATTTTTGCTGCCATAAAAATTCAACTCAATTATCCAGCCTTCTGAATGAAGAGAAGCAATTTCCCATTGTACCATCTTTAACTAATCTAAAATATTGTGTTTTATCGACTGGTTTTTAGTGCAGAAAAGGATAACATTTTTATGCCccaaaaatgtaaagaaatgaGACAATTCAGAGGTGCTCTTAATGTTACTCAAGACTCTAAAATAAAGGTAAATAACTCACACATACCTGAGGGAACAACTAACACCTCTATTGCTCAAAAAGCAAATTACAAAGCTTATGCTGTACCCACAGTGAGGTAtaccaaagagaaaaagcaaaaaacaaccaaaatctAGCAACCCCCCAGAAGTCGctttatttatatatagatatatctTCAACAGTATTTTCCATAATACCTCTATTTATGGCATGACAAAATTCTGTCTtacaaatcttatttttaaaacctgaGACAGCAGTTTTCTTTTACTATTTGGTCAAATTTCTTATGATTTAACTATTTTCCAAGTTATCCACTTTAATTGAAAAACCTGATCTTTTCCCTGAATTCtcaaaatggtaaaaaaaaagggcaagaaTGATAATcataattattttactttacAAAATTAGAATTTATTCAGAGTTAAAAGCCATAGTCACTTCCTACTAGCCAGCTGTGAAATACccctctttaaaaaaacaggCAAGTCTGTTTGCTACATCCATCAAAGTTATGGTTTTTCCCTAACCAAAATTCAGTTGAGAAATGGATGCTGCAAACAACTTCAGATCTCCAGCTTTCATTAATGTTAATAAAGGAATGACAGCCCTGTGACAATAATTGGGAGGCACTAAACCTGAATGAAATATAATGCTGTCCTAGTCATTAAGAAGTGCACTGCCTGGATCcctgaaacattttaatttttttcccccttccacCATTTCCATATTTTCTACTAGTAGAAGTTAAGCAGTTTGAATGATTTATTGTCCAAATTTCATGCTAGCAGAGCAGAATGGAAAAACTAGAATAAACTACACaatgtcatttcttcccatcctcctattcattaaaaaaaaatttacagccATGAGCACACTTTTGTTAAGTAGCATTTTCTGCACGCATTCCATAAATTAAGAGTTTTATGAAACACTACTTTGGTTTTGCCTGTAAGACTCCTTATGACAACTAGTCAAGTACTAATGTTCTACCTCTTCCAATtctataaggaaaaaaaaaatctatggatcttgtattaattttttttttaattgtaaaatattttacatggAATGGAGTAGGTTCTTCCCCCATTTCTTATCACAATATTCTCCTGGACTTACAAGTATTAGCACCTGAAGCATTAACATAGTCCTCGAATTCATCAGACCCAGATTTACTCACACAACAGATAAATCATAGGATGTTCATGACAAAACAGATACTCAGGAGCCTTAagtgttgtttcttttttcttacaaCAATGGAATTGCAGCAAGCAGTCCATGCTGACATACCCTGGCTAGGACACAGCAAagttcctctgctccagctctgagTGCAGCCATTTCAGCACACACAACTATAATCCATTTTAAATGTAACATAAATTGCAGTTGGCCAAGGCTCACACTGTGAAAGGAGGGACACTTCTTCCACAGCTTgtctgggcaacttgttccagtgccccaccaccctcacaggaaagaattcctTCCTGACATTGAATTTAAATCTAAATCTCCCCTATTTAAATGCttctcccttgtcctatcaccaTGTGTCCTTGTCAAAAGCCATTCTCCCTATTTTCTACAAACCCTCTTTGAGGAAGGCTGCAGTGGGCTGTCCCCAGAGCCTTGTGTCTCctctgcaggaacagccccagctctcagctgtccttggagcagaggagctccagccccccagcaccttcacagcctcctctggacctgctccagcagtCCCCTCGTGCCTGTCCCGTGCAGGGCATCCcgagctggaggcagcactgcagctgggcTCTCACCAGGGAACAATCCCCCCCTGACCTCTGGCCACCCTGCTTTTGACACAGCCCAGGATTCACTTCACCTTCTGGCTGTGAGCGCACACTGttggctcatgtccagctttTCACCCACCAGAAGCCCCAAATCCTTCCATGCAGTCCTTCTCCCAGCCTGTGACTGCCCCaacccagctgcagccccttgTGCATTTGCTGAACCTTCACACTCTTCATCAGCTTCAGTTCAGTAACCCAAGGTGCTGgacaatttccttttttttttttttttttttttttttgacacttTAAGACTTGGGCAAAAATAGCTTTACATATTTGTTGAACATATTTCACACTGGCTTTGTCAGTtacttgaaatgaaaaatgatgACAATGAGATGTGTTgccatagaaaaaaaaaaaagctacctCCCACCACAGCCAATTAAACATTTGGCATTTCATTTGTTTCGGTGGCCCATACAGATAAGAATGTGTTTGCCCCTGGATTttaggaagtaaaaaaaaaaaaaattccaaatgtcaataaagctttcttttcttattGTCCTATTTCTCTTTTACAACTACCTCTTCACAGCTATAAGTTTTCTTAAGTTATCAGAGATATGGTGTAACCCACTAGAAGCAAGTCTTTCAAGATGCAATATGAAAAACGAATCATTTTCTATATAAACCCCATAACAATCTCCCTCCTCACCCAAACACCTCAAAAACACATTAAACATTCACTCTCAGAGAAATTTCTAAATCGTCCTTCTAAATAAGTGAACACTAATTCCCTAAAAACCAATGACTCCTAGAGACAATGACACAAACCTGTCTCTTTCTAATAAATACCCCACTACAGTTTCTGAATTTTCCATAGAACATTTTCAAAGCTTACTAATAAGATTTTGTCCTTTAGAGAATTGATCATATCTTGCAGACCAGCTCTTTACTTAACAGTGGCAACAGATGATATTAGACCAAAGCAAAATTacttgtttcaaaaaaaaactaaatataaataaatgttgaTTAGGACCCATTACTACCAAAACTCCCTCCCTAAGCAGTTTGTAAAATTTAACCAACAAGTCACAGAAATATTACCCAAGTATCCCCATTTACTGAGAAATATAAGAGCAGAAGACAGAAATTCACCTACACAGATTCAGCTATAGGGATGTTGTAATCTAGGACTGTACCATCCTCCACACAAGCAGAAATTACCACAACATTTATTCTGCTGCTGCTAACtgcattaaatgaaaaatatttttaaacccATAGCAATCCTTTAGAATAATGGACAGTAATTACAAACTTTGTAAGTTGTGACACTTGAGTAAGTATTGCACAGTACATATCTTTCTATTAAACAGAGAGATAAAAGATGCAAAACCCACAGACTCATACTTCAGGGGAAATACGCAGGCAGGACAAGcacttaaaagagaaaa is part of the Taeniopygia guttata chromosome 8, bTaeGut7.mat, whole genome shotgun sequence genome and harbors:
- the B3GALT2 gene encoding beta-1,3-galactosyltransferase 2; amino-acid sequence: MLQWRRRHCCLAKMTWNTKRSLFRTHLIGLVSLVFLFAMFLFFNHHDWLPGKAGFRENPMSYTIRGFRSTKSETNHSSLRNMWRDAVPQTLRPQTVTNPNNTDLSPQGVTGLENTLSANGSIYNEKGTGHPTSYHFKYVINEPDKCQERIPFLILLIAAEPGQVEARQAIRQTWGNESLTPGIQIVRIFLLGLSTKVDGYLQRTILEESRQYHDIIQQEYLDTYYNLTIKTLMGMNWVATYCPHVPYVMKTDSDMFVNTEYLIHKLLKPELPPRHKYFTGYLMRGYAPNRNKDSKWYMPPDLYPSERYPVFCSGTGYVFSGDLAEKIFKVSLSIRRLHLEDVYVGICLAKLRIDPMPPPNEFVFNHWRVSYSSCKYSHLITSHQFQPSELIKYWNHLQQNKHNACANAAKDKAGRYRHRRLH